Proteins encoded within one genomic window of Alteribacter populi:
- a CDS encoding alkaline phosphatase, translating into MLKKAMVAKLSVALLIIGLGVNEGWTQASPPGHAGKPGQPGPPDHAGPKEKVENVIYFIPDGYSAGYNVNYRHYKEDLGPVWDDFLTGMMTTHSKDNRITDSAAAGTAMATGVKTNNGFVSQTPDEENLETILEAADQAGKSTGLVATSTISHATPAVFASHVNSRNNQEEIARQYIDEGVVDVFLGGGLEYFLPESEGGRQEERHLVNEAIDQGYQFVENREELLEIEEGTILGLFADDAMKPELHREGTGQPSMAEMTSSAIDVLSQNDDGFFLMVEGSQIDWAGHANDAAWAMSDTAAFEEAVIDALEFADQDGETLIVIAGDHDTGGMTLGGYNSKGSDVEILHDVTATGDYMAGQLNSDRSNVTDVVEEYAAITLTNEEAQSIQQSDNPSLAINQTISDYAGVGWSTTSHTGIEVPIYAYGPGSDHFRGLIDNTDVPQTMAALLQLLLLNEE; encoded by the coding sequence ATGTTAAAAAAAGCGATGGTTGCAAAGTTAAGTGTGGCATTACTGATTATTGGCTTAGGGGTTAACGAGGGATGGACACAGGCAAGTCCACCAGGGCATGCTGGAAAACCTGGTCAACCGGGTCCACCTGATCATGCAGGTCCAAAGGAGAAGGTTGAAAATGTGATTTACTTCATTCCTGATGGCTACTCTGCTGGTTATAATGTGAACTATCGTCATTATAAAGAAGACTTGGGACCTGTTTGGGATGATTTTCTCACTGGGATGATGACCACTCATTCTAAGGATAATCGGATAACAGATTCCGCAGCAGCTGGAACCGCCATGGCTACTGGTGTGAAGACCAACAATGGTTTTGTCAGTCAAACTCCAGATGAAGAAAACTTGGAGACGATCCTTGAAGCCGCCGATCAAGCCGGTAAATCTACAGGCTTAGTCGCTACTTCTACGATTTCCCATGCCACTCCAGCGGTATTTGCCTCCCATGTAAATTCTCGTAACAATCAAGAGGAGATTGCCCGTCAGTACATTGATGAAGGCGTGGTAGATGTGTTCTTAGGCGGTGGTTTAGAGTACTTTTTACCTGAGAGTGAAGGTGGAAGACAAGAAGAGCGTCACCTCGTTAATGAAGCGATAGATCAAGGGTATCAATTCGTGGAAAATCGAGAGGAGCTACTAGAGATTGAAGAAGGGACTATTCTGGGTTTATTTGCAGATGATGCCATGAAACCTGAACTGCATCGAGAAGGAACAGGTCAACCGAGTATGGCTGAAATGACCAGCAGTGCAATTGACGTATTAAGCCAAAATGATGATGGATTTTTCCTTATGGTGGAAGGTAGTCAAATTGACTGGGCAGGTCATGCCAATGATGCGGCATGGGCCATGAGCGATACGGCTGCGTTTGAAGAAGCTGTAATTGACGCTTTAGAATTTGCCGATCAAGATGGGGAAACGCTAATTGTGATTGCCGGTGATCATGATACAGGTGGTATGACACTAGGAGGATATAATAGTAAGGGTTCAGATGTAGAAATCCTTCATGATGTAACTGCCACAGGAGATTATATGGCCGGACAACTAAATAGTGACCGTAGTAATGTAACAGACGTGGTGGAAGAATATGCAGCAATCACCCTTACAAACGAAGAAGCCCAATCTATTCAGCAATCGGATAACCCCAGCCTTGCTATTAATCAAACGATCAGTGATTATGCAGGAGTGGGATGGTCTACAACGAGTCACACAGGAATTGAAGTTCCTATCTATGCCTATGGCCCCGGTTCTGACCATTTTAGAGGTTTAATTGATAATACAGACGTTCCACAGACGATGGCAGCCCTTCTTCAACTACTGTTATTAAATGAAGAATAA
- a CDS encoding helix-turn-helix domain-containing protein gives MINMSLDVQEKNIFMEKFEKNIINDNESNIVFLKACLKLLEESPRFKIDSSKVNNYILSDPEKVRKLLSEIKERWAELASDDAYVEEVVTYKTGQLAKFFDVSQTAINKWIKEGRFIGIERAKEGQHIRIPETASYRNPAGKVIPLIKIIESYEREIQRERDLEESDLDLNEFDFLVYQSAELEEKYGGDFQLTLGAKPDEELTPEERSDKEVWKYFTMRLEHVRRESE, from the coding sequence GTGATCAATATGTCATTGGATGTCCAAGAAAAGAACATATTCATGGAAAAATTCGAAAAAAACATTATCAATGATAACGAGTCAAACATTGTATTTCTCAAGGCTTGTTTAAAGTTATTGGAAGAATCACCGCGCTTCAAAATTGATAGTAGCAAAGTAAATAATTATATCTTGAGTGATCCAGAAAAGGTCCGAAAATTACTATCAGAAATCAAGGAACGCTGGGCTGAGTTGGCTAGTGACGACGCTTACGTAGAAGAAGTTGTGACTTATAAAACTGGGCAATTAGCAAAGTTTTTTGATGTGTCTCAAACAGCAATCAATAAGTGGATTAAGGAAGGTCGCTTCATTGGAATTGAGCGTGCAAAAGAAGGACAACACATTCGAATTCCTGAAACCGCCTCCTACCGGAACCCTGCTGGTAAGGTTATTCCACTTATCAAAATTATCGAGTCTTACGAGCGTGAAATACAAAGAGAACGTGATTTAGAGGAAAGCGACCTTGACCTAAATGAATTCGATTTCCTTGTATATCAATCTGCCGAGCTTGAGGAAAAGTATGGCGGTGACTTTCAACTTACTCTTGGTGCAAAACCGGACGAAGAACTAACCCCTGAGGAACGTAGCGACAAAGAAGTCTGGAAATACTTTACGATGAGGTTAGAGCATGTCCGAAGAGAATCGGAATAA
- a CDS encoding winged helix-turn-helix transcriptional regulator yields the protein MNNSKLCPRFEEAMNIISKRWTGLIIYQLLSGQQRFCTIEAEIGISGRLLSERLKDLEKQGIVKREVFPETPVRIEYSLTEKGVSLQPLMKEIEKWSQSWID from the coding sequence TTGAACAACTCTAAACTCTGCCCAAGATTTGAAGAAGCAATGAATATTATAAGTAAACGATGGACTGGATTGATCATTTACCAGCTACTTTCAGGGCAGCAACGTTTTTGCACAATTGAAGCTGAAATTGGCATTAGCGGAAGACTTCTGTCCGAAAGATTAAAGGATTTAGAGAAACAAGGAATTGTTAAAAGAGAGGTATTTCCTGAAACACCCGTTCGAATTGAATACTCTTTGACTGAAAAAGGGGTATCCTTACAACCACTTATGAAGGAAATCGAAAAATGGTCTCAATCATGGATCGATTAA
- a CDS encoding polysaccharide deacetylase family protein — protein MVVNRYFKIIFVSVLIVALLGSSYWIGFAGDQGEVEVLQQDLAEAKIEVEELKQQVSQFDKVRDENDQLKSRLEDRESQVKDFEETIEELEEKIDLIENGLSTKEPEPDGSKKVFLTFDDGPTAITEDIVDTLNDYDVNGTFFTVGQRMEESPEISQRTYEEGNMILTHSYTHDYSIYESLDSFYEDLRLAEEAYENVLGFEAPQILRFPGGSSNHSSFNYGGEEFMTTLTEDIKDRGYHYIDWNVTSGDASDIYDQPDEMLKQIKATSADRDLVVPLFHDTARNEATAEILPEVIEFYKEEGYEFRTFADITDEELNEMMNKQIADKPVVR, from the coding sequence ATGGTGGTAAATCGTTATTTTAAGATCATTTTTGTGTCTGTGCTCATTGTCGCTTTACTAGGCTCTTCCTATTGGATTGGATTTGCTGGAGATCAAGGAGAGGTTGAGGTTCTTCAACAAGATTTAGCTGAGGCGAAAATAGAAGTTGAAGAGTTAAAACAACAAGTTTCACAGTTTGATAAAGTGCGTGATGAAAACGATCAGCTAAAAAGTAGATTAGAAGATAGAGAGAGTCAAGTTAAAGATTTTGAAGAGACCATTGAAGAGTTGGAGGAAAAAATCGACCTGATTGAGAACGGTCTTTCAACAAAGGAACCTGAACCAGATGGCTCAAAAAAAGTATTTTTGACGTTTGATGATGGACCAACGGCTATCACAGAGGATATTGTGGATACGTTAAATGACTATGATGTAAATGGGACATTCTTTACGGTTGGTCAAAGGATGGAAGAGTCCCCTGAAATATCTCAGCGTACGTACGAAGAAGGGAACATGATATTGACTCACTCTTACACCCATGACTACTCGATCTATGAGAGTCTTGATTCGTTTTATGAAGACTTGCGTTTAGCTGAAGAGGCTTATGAAAATGTACTTGGGTTTGAGGCACCACAAATTCTTCGTTTTCCTGGAGGATCATCAAATCACAGTTCCTTTAATTACGGCGGAGAAGAATTCATGACAACGTTAACGGAGGATATAAAGGATAGAGGCTATCATTATATCGACTGGAATGTAACCTCGGGTGATGCGAGTGACATTTACGACCAGCCTGACGAGATGCTTAAGCAGATCAAAGCGACGAGTGCGGATCGAGATCTGGTCGTCCCTCTTTTTCATGACACAGCGCGAAACGAAGCAACAGCAGAAATCCTTCCTGAAGTGATTGAGTTTTACAAAGAGGAAGGCTATGAATTCCGAACCTTTGCTGACATTACAGACGAAGAGTTAAACGAGATGATGAATAAACAAATCGCAGATAAACCCGTCGTTCGCTAG